ACGTTTGCTTTTCTAATCTCCTGCTCATGGCTTCGTCGTCTTTGTCTGTGGCGTAGCTTTGAGCCTTTGATGGCTTACGATTACAAAGTTACAAACAAATACGGCTTAGCTCATAATTTGTTGAACGCTGATTTGCACTCTGAGTGGTACCAACTTGTAGTTATGAAGTCCCTGTCATCCGGTTTTAGCATGTAGTGGCACAACATAAAAGTTGTATAGCCTTTTGTTGCCGACtttattttgactttttcaaCCTGTGCATACAAAAGCTATAATGCCTGGGGGCATCTTGATAACGATGACGCATGTTGATGGTCCAGCCCATCGCCTAACTGTTCATTAATTGCAGTAAGGGGACTTTGTTGAGTGCAGATAAGAAATATTTACGCATTAAAGCTGATATGAACCATCTACACACTCCTGACTTGAaggatttaattttaaacttctcatgaaaaatttaatcatatcatattagcAGCATGAAATGTATGTTTTCCATTCTAACTTGCAAGTAAAACTCTGCTCAGAGCACTTGCATCTGCTTGATGGAAGCTTGCCCTTTTACTCTCCCTGTCTTTTGGTGATGACTGCTTTACTAATCAGAGGCTGCATGCCATATTAGTGACAAACAAGCCTGCCTAAACCTTTCACGAAGTTAGTGGGATCCTGCTCTTGTCTCAGTAGTTTATTCAGCAATCAGCATCAATTCCCCATCAAGCCACGCTGCCCCATTTGGTGGTAGCCATTGAATATGCTCTCAAATTGGATTGGACTTGTGTCAAAGAATAATTTAGCTATTTTTGTATTCATTCAATTCCTTTCTGACGATGGATCTCTTGGCGCATTTAGACTTGTTTGAGCTTCGTGGATAGAAAATGGGTCTAGAAAATCAAGCCAAAACTACTCCTGCacttcatctttttttctttgtttcgaAGAAGACAAACCTAATGTTTTGACAGCCCCAAAATCCGTCTGCATTAGGTGCAGTTTGAAGATGTCTAAAAACATAGAATTAGAAAAActaagagagaaaataaaacccATAAAAGTAGTGTTGAACTATGAGCAAAAATTTCCATCTTCGTCATCTATTCGTTCCATCATTTATGCAGCTTTAAACTCTACTAGTCTAGTAAATATATTATCTCTTAAGAAAACATTTATAAGCAGAGTTATTAAAAGAAAACCTCTTATTAATGGAAAAATAGCAATAACAAGAGCACTTAGTAGTATTGATTGAATTTTAGCCTTTTTTTCACttatttcttctcctctttagtttcttccttcttctcttctttcttctcttctttcttttcttccttcttctcttccttcttctcttctttcttctcctctttagCCGGCCCAACTGATACTAGGTCCACTTTCCCTACTTTCTTCAACTTCTTCACCACTGCCACTGTATCCATTTGCCCTATGACAGTTAACTTCTGATCCTTCACATCTGCCGCAATCGAATCAACCCCTGTTGGTACGAAAATTACCGAAGAAATGAATTGTTTGATTCAAGAAAATGCAAAAGCAATCAAATAATTCTGCGTGTATTCTTAAAGAGGTACAAAGTTAGTTCTGGGTTCAAGCATTCTTTTCCAgattgtgaaagaaaaaaaaaaaaaaaaaacacatcttCTTCCTTTCCCTCCCTCCCTTTTAGTGAAGAAGACATACAAAAACCCATTTGTCTTAGTGACCCAAAAACTCGCTGTTTTTCTTATCTTTTGAAAGGAATGAATTTCTTTGAGAATTCCAAGCAAAACATGTGAGATAAATACCAAATATATCGGCTGCAGCTTCTAttgctttcttctttgttttgtcATCAGTCATGGTCATGACCTTCAACACCACCTTCTGCTACAAATACCAAAGAGAGAACACATAACAAGCACGAAAACTGGAAGCTCAAACCAGTATTTGAGAAACAGAAAGTGAAAGACATTACAGTACCTGGGCCATTTGGGAAGGGAGGAAACACAGAGGAGATTGAAGCCTAGCCAGCCGATCTTTTCAAAGGGAGAGGTACGAGGCTGTGAGTTTTAAAGGTAGGTTTTTGTGAGGTCCACATCCTTCTAGACTTCTAATATAATTGGGTAGCACATCTGACAAATGTTTGCCACTGTGGTCTATTTAATTCCAGCTGATTGGTTAATTACACTTCCTTTTCTTATTACCGTAGCATTCAAGATTATTTcaggcaaaaaaaaaagaaaaaaacaatttctattaaatcttataaaaatcatAGAGTTAAGaatttaagataaataataaaatttatcgcttttaataagtttaaatttttaaaataagtaacgattttacataatattaaaataaaagttctaAATTCGAATCTTGATTATACActttagttttatttaattaaatagttaGACCTATTCATTGAAGTGtagtgttaagaatataatataaataagaaattcaCATTAATCCTATTTATCaatcattttattttggaatCATATCTTCGTGACATTAGCAAAACCTTGTAAAGGTTAACTTAATACCAATTCACCCGGGAGAGGATCTGCCTGCATCcttatctttctttttcctcatgTATTCTGGTCGTAAGTGGACCAAGTGGGGTTAGTTTGGCCGATTAATAtgagttggattttttttactttatcttCTAATGGCCAAGAACAAAATTAGCATTGGATTGACAGTTTAGTCTTATTCCATTCATATAAATCCAGATGTTAATtggatgaaaaattctattatcgAGTTGGACCGCCAAgagcatatttaataaaatatttttatagcataatttgatttaaaaaataaattgtaaaatttaaatcttttaaattaaattttattgtgaTGTGAACGGTATGTTATATACCCAACTTGATAGAATAATTCACATCTAAATTTAGGCATTGTTTGAATatacagttcagatgagatgatatattttgaatggtaataaaatttttaagttaatatgaaatgaaataatttataaaaaaaaatatgtgtttagatagtgagatgagatgtgatagtttttaatttttaggatttaaaaaatatgtgggTCCTACTGTTTTATAGAAAGTTGAATTGTGCATTGTTCATATATTGTTTACGTATTGTTCATGTCGGTTTTGCACTGTTCATTTATTGTTCGTGTCAGTTTTATACTATttattgttagtttttactatttatttaagtagatatttttaaaatttaaaaataaaatataatatattttgatagaaaaaatttatatacaataCAGATGAGACGAAGAGAGTTGTGTATCCTGTAACCGAACCGGGTATTAGACTCACATACATAACGTCTTGGAATAAAACAGAAATAACACATTAAAAACGGGGACCTATTTTCAAGATTCTCTTCCTTTTAAAAAAGCAGCTAGGGACggctttctctctctcaataaagCTAGAATAAAGCGGGATGCCGGTGGGAGCTATAGCTCctctttttttgcttttttttttttttttttttcttaatgattaagaaaagattatttaatattattgtgaatttttttatttttttaatatttaaaaatattaaaatatgatgttaaaaagaaaaacaaaaataaaaaatatttaagactaGTAGAAACTTCTAGCGGTAGCTATAGAAGTACCTAGCTAGATAAAGCAATGCAAGATTTTGAATAGGACGTGTCATAGTCAGACATCTACAGAAATCCATATGATCTGCCACATGTGAATTTAATGTGTAATTTGGATAGTGATAGacttattatcttattattactcATCTACTATTtgtttatatcaattttttttttattttttttcattttcttttaagcatttttttaacatctttaatcattaagaaaaaattaaaaaaaaatatataactttattaatatccattttcttaatcattaagtaaaataaaaatttataaaaaaaatcaaataaaaaaagagtagtaaataaGTAATAATGTAATAGTAATGCTATCATTTTTCATGGAATTTTACCAAAAAATAAAGGCTAACAAGTTCAGATCAAACacgtagaaaaaataaaaaattgttaacTAACTCGATCcgctatatttattatatataatctgaattattatttaataaagcATATATTGGtgaaagtaataataataataataataattagtggaatttctttatatataaataaatataagaaaaaaaaattgagaagacTAGTGCAATAACTATAAGGTGACGGTAATGTTGGTGattgagaatattttattattatttattatttaatctttattttttacctattttttattattttgtgttaatattctttactttttaatattttttaatactttttcttCACTATTCACGAAATATCTAGATCACTTCATTATCCAATCAACTCACCAAGTTGTTGGCTCGAGCGAGGAACCAAATTAGTAGATAATGCTTGGCAGTCTTTGTTGAAGATTGAAGCAAAGAGTAAAACAATTAGTACACGCACGCCCCAGAGGGTCTAATCGCAGCCAGACAAACTTGAAGACATGAATCTCTCCAAAGCAAAGTTGCTCCATTCCATTGGCTATAATCGCAGCCAGACAAACTCCCGGAAAACTGAATCTTTACACACATTCTCCTACATGATCCTTTAAAGGACAAATATAAATTCTCAATGCCTTAAAAGTGAACAAATTGATCATATGAGAATGATGAGGGGCCGGCTTCTTTATGGCCATCATCGTCAAAGCATGAGGGTTTATATAATTTGCAGAGAAAAACATAGTGTTTGGAGGATCCTATGGTTTTAAATGTTGTCCATGATGATTATATATAGAATGTAATTGTTGGAAAGGGCCTGAACATGGAAAGGGAAAAATGAGAATATTAAAGATATTAAAGAGCTCGGCTTTTTACAATATCGAGGCTCATTTCGCTGGGATCTGTTGCTTGCAATTCGACTTGAATGCCATCCAGTTCCCTCTTGAATCTGTCCTTGGAGCTGGCATACACCATCTTACTTCTCACTCTTGATGTATCAGGTGACCTGAAAAATGAtgaaacgagagagagagagagagagagagagatgagttaTGATCCACTGCAATGTCTCAGATCGAGTGTGCGTTTGTCTTTTGTATCCCATGACTAGCAGCTAGCTAGCCTTGATCAGACATGAAACCAAACATAATTTGGCATCCAATCTCTAGCCTCATTGTGTAATTcgcattttgaaaaaaatttcattacttTGGGAATCAAATTCTCCATGATTTATGCTCAAAAGCAGCAGTAAGTGTTACACTTTGAAAAGATCATCCCCCGATTCCCCTCATACCCCAAGTTTGCCTCGAGTTTTGGACTGAACTTGCAGATGGTCCTAAATGGGAGAAATCAACACATGAAGTAGGGTCTacataagtagaattattctattttctcTAATGCCAACTCGTTGAAACTGCTAACACAGTAGGATTTAATGGTGGTTATATGCTGCTAATATTCTTTATTTCCAAGCATGCATGCAGAGACGAATTTATTATAAGAGAACATAAATTACCATGCAATGAAAAAAATCTTGCTTTTCTGGCAGTTCTCCTCGGTGATGAAATCAAAATCAAAGACGGCATAGCGGCACTCATCGGCAGGCAGAGACTCGGTGAAATCCTCATAGGTTTCATCTGGGTTTCCGAGCTTCTCCACAACAACCGTCTGATTCTCAATCTTGAAAATGATGAAACGGTAGTTCCTCTTCGATTTTAGCTCCAAGAA
The genomic region above belongs to Carya illinoinensis cultivar Pawnee chromosome 4, C.illinoinensisPawnee_v1, whole genome shotgun sequence and contains:
- the LOC122307688 gene encoding heavy metal-associated isoprenylated plant protein 39 isoform X2, with amino-acid sequence MAQKVVLKVMTMTDDKTKKKAIEAAADIFGVDSIAADVKDQKLTVIGQMDTVAVVKKLKKVGKVDLVSVGPAKEEKKEEKKEEKKEEKKEEKKEEKKEETKEEKK
- the LOC122307688 gene encoding heavy metal-associated isoprenylated plant protein 39 isoform X1 encodes the protein MAQQKVVLKVMTMTDDKTKKKAIEAAADIFGVDSIAADVKDQKLTVIGQMDTVAVVKKLKKVGKVDLVSVGPAKEEKKEEKKEEKKEEKKEEKKEEKKEETKEEKK
- the LOC122308525 gene encoding actin-depolymerizing factor 7 isoform X1 gives rise to the protein MVGHIIITWRFALIVVDIISHRSIENFQPLFPPPNFSSSPAFFSTLIISPEIRISPFSLLSFLCFLLLLRFLQTVLSVILLENMANSASGMAVSDECKLKFLELKSKRNYRFIIFKIENQTVVVEKLGNPDETYEDFTESLPADECRYAVFDFDFITEENCQKSKIFFIAWSPDTSRVRSKMVYASSKDRFKRELDGIQVELQATDPSEMSLDIVKSRAL
- the LOC122308525 gene encoding actin-depolymerizing factor 7 isoform X2; the protein is MAVSDECKLKFLELKSKRNYRFIIFKIENQTVVVEKLGNPDETYEDFTESLPADECRYAVFDFDFITEENCQKSKIFFIAWSPDTSRVRSKMVYASSKDRFKRELDGIQVELQATDPSEMSLDIVKSRAL